One genomic region from Amaranthus tricolor cultivar Red isolate AtriRed21 chromosome 12, ASM2621246v1, whole genome shotgun sequence encodes:
- the LOC130796811 gene encoding membralin-like protein At1g60995 isoform X1: MDPEQTFIRVQERFSQMVTPRIRAALEYIYLLSAVTLFAILVVMHANYVQQPGCSSELSGVQTSDAQLICIKIIGAGLLTQNGSASDFEKISSEQTVIVQPREFDAHDDEFNLFAVKYWSSWITSGAKKGKLNFKFWRYDDEFLETHSDMANDGKSLNLVPHDGRVEKEETYETFSMFSKQSVRSIILHSIRKWHRRLSFIWKHGTRFLRTLWDTAGIHLNLDMQKWLRILHLDRFNLVAVHWLERKIKAFEPTYLYTMEKGYFLLPEDAKARHKIRTANISISAQHPCFGNRWQQLLINRVVGYDTILMNSLLDSPGQGYLYNYQTREFYNLSYAHEPSTGSATFGDYLVTKCGVLMMSLFVFFTTTMSVSFTLRETQTRMLKFTVQLQHHARHRLPTFQLIFVHVIESLVFVPIMIGILFFLFEFYDDQLLAFMVLILVWLCELFTLISVRTPISMKFFPRFFLLYFLVFHIYFFSYAYGFSYLALSTTAAFMLHLILYFWNRFEIPALQRFLQNRRSHMQQHPDFHITSSTILASTLHITQFNTGNPGPVNMGDSSVPGVSEPIPGGEIPVPPNVQEEIHGLQEQSGNANPQDENRGGDPHPIPGHDLQQQETGQNPGNMNSFSSLLLWILGGASSESLNSLFSIFRDMRDQAQFYANSSRQDSDTAVNAQ; encoded by the exons CCAGGCTGTTCTAGTGAGCTCTCTGGAGTACAGACATCAGATGCCCAACTCATTTGTATCAAG ATAATTGGTGCTGGTCTGCTAACTCAAAATGGATCTGCATCAGATTTTGAAAAGATATCTTCTGAGCAGACGGTGATTGTGCAGCCCAGAGAGTTTGATGCTCATGACGATGAGTTTAACTTGTTTGCTGTGAAATACTGGTCCAGTTGGATTACTTCTGGTGCCAAGAAGGGAAAGTTGAACTTTAAGTTTTGGAGATATGATGATGAATTCTTGGAAACACATTCAGACATGGCCAATGATGgaaaaagcttaaacttagtacCTCATGATGGTAGAGTTGAAAAAGAAGAGACATATGAAACTTTTTCAATGTTTTCAAAACAATCTGTAAGATCAATCATCTTGCACTCCATCAGAAAGTGGCACAGACGCCTATCATTCATTTGGAAGCATGGAACACGTTTTCTGCGAACTCTTTGG GACACTGCAGGTATTCACCTAAATCTTGACATGCAGAAGTGGCTGCGGATTTTGCACTTGGATAGGTTCAACTTGGTTGCAG TGCATTGGCTTGAAAGAAAGATCAAAGCATTTGAACCGACATATCTCTACACTATGGAAAAA GGATACTTCTTACTTCCTGAAGATGCCAAAGCACGTCATAAAATTCGGACAGCGAATATTAGCATATCAGCCCAGCATCCTTGTTTTGGTAACAG GTGGCAACAACTTCTCATCAATAGAGTGGTGGGATATGATACTATTCTGATGAATAGTTTGCTAGATTCTCCTGGACAAG GGTACCTATATAACTACCAGACAAGGGAGTTTTACAACCTCAGTTATGCCCATGAACCATCAACAGGCTCTGCTACTTTTGGAG ATTATTTGGTAACCAAGTGTGGAGTGCTTATGATGTCACTTTTCGTCTTTTTTACGACGACAATGTCAGTTTCATTTACATTGAGGGAGACACAGACTCGCATGCTCAAATTTACAG TGCAGCTTCAACATCATGCTCGACATCGGCTTCCTACATTTCAATTGATATTTGTTCACGTCATTGAATCGCTTGTCTTTGTGCCT ATCATGATAGGCATCCTGTTTTTTCTGTTTGAATTTTATGATGATCAACTGCTGGCTTTCATGGTTTTGATATTGGTCTGGCTATGTGAGCTTTTTACCCTAATCAG TGTTCGTACTCCAATATCAATGAAGTTCTTTCCACGCTTCTTTTTACTATACTTCCTGGTGTTCCACATATATTTCTTCTCTTATGCGTATG GTTTTTCGTACTTGGCCTTGTCTACTACTGCAGCATTTATGCTCCATCTTATCCTGTATTTCTGGAACAGATTTGAG ATCCCTGCTCTACAAAGATTTTTACAAAATCGTCGTTCACATATGCAGCAGCACCCAGATTTCCACATAACCTCTTCTACTATACTTGCCTCAACATTGCATATTACCCAGTTCAACACGGGGAACCCTGGTCCAGTTAATATGGGAGATTCTTCAGTTCCTGGGGTCTCAGAGCCAATACCTGGTGGTGAAATTCCAGTACCTCCTAATGTGCAGGAGGAGATTCATGGCTTGCAAGAACAATCGGGGAATGCAAATCCGCAAGATGAAAATAGGGGTGGTGATCCTCATCCAATCCCTGGCCATGATCTTCAGCAACAGGAAACTGGTCAAAACCCAGGAAATATGAATTCCTTCAGCTCTTTGTTGCTATGGATCCTTGGGGGAGCTTCTTCTGAAAGCCTAAACTCTTTATTCTCCATATTTAGAGATATGAGAGATCAGGCTCAATTTTATGCAAATTCTTCAAGACAAGACAGCGATACTGCGGTGAATGCTCAATAG
- the LOC130796811 gene encoding membralin-like protein At1g60995 isoform X2, with translation MDPEQTFIRVQERFSQMVTPRIRAALEYIYLLSAVTLFAILVVMHANYVQQPGCSSELSGVQTSDAQLICIKIIGAGLLTQNGSASDFEKISSEQTVIVQPREFDAHDDEFNLFAVKYWSSWITSGAKKGKLNFKFWRYDDEFLETHSDMANDGKSLNLVPHDGRVEKEETYETFSMFSKQSVRSIILHSIRKWHRRLSFIWKHGTRFLRTLWDTAGIHLNLDMQKWLRILHLDRFNLVAVHWLERKIKAFEPTYLYTMEKGYFLLPEDAKARHKIRTANISISAQHPCFGNRWQQLLINRVVGYDTILMNSLLDSPGQGYLYNYQTREFYNLSYAHEPSTGSATFGDYLVTKCGVLMMSLFVFFTTTMSVSFTLRETQTRMLKFTVQLQHHARHRLPTFQLIFVHVIESLVFVPIMIGILFFLFEFYDDQLLAFMVLILVWLCELFTLISVRTPISMKFFPRFFLLYFLVFHIYFFSYAYGFSYLALSTTAAFMLHLILYFWNRFEQHPDFHITSSTILASTLHITQFNTGNPGPVNMGDSSVPGVSEPIPGGEIPVPPNVQEEIHGLQEQSGNANPQDENRGGDPHPIPGHDLQQQETGQNPGNMNSFSSLLLWILGGASSESLNSLFSIFRDMRDQAQFYANSSRQDSDTAVNAQ, from the exons CCAGGCTGTTCTAGTGAGCTCTCTGGAGTACAGACATCAGATGCCCAACTCATTTGTATCAAG ATAATTGGTGCTGGTCTGCTAACTCAAAATGGATCTGCATCAGATTTTGAAAAGATATCTTCTGAGCAGACGGTGATTGTGCAGCCCAGAGAGTTTGATGCTCATGACGATGAGTTTAACTTGTTTGCTGTGAAATACTGGTCCAGTTGGATTACTTCTGGTGCCAAGAAGGGAAAGTTGAACTTTAAGTTTTGGAGATATGATGATGAATTCTTGGAAACACATTCAGACATGGCCAATGATGgaaaaagcttaaacttagtacCTCATGATGGTAGAGTTGAAAAAGAAGAGACATATGAAACTTTTTCAATGTTTTCAAAACAATCTGTAAGATCAATCATCTTGCACTCCATCAGAAAGTGGCACAGACGCCTATCATTCATTTGGAAGCATGGAACACGTTTTCTGCGAACTCTTTGG GACACTGCAGGTATTCACCTAAATCTTGACATGCAGAAGTGGCTGCGGATTTTGCACTTGGATAGGTTCAACTTGGTTGCAG TGCATTGGCTTGAAAGAAAGATCAAAGCATTTGAACCGACATATCTCTACACTATGGAAAAA GGATACTTCTTACTTCCTGAAGATGCCAAAGCACGTCATAAAATTCGGACAGCGAATATTAGCATATCAGCCCAGCATCCTTGTTTTGGTAACAG GTGGCAACAACTTCTCATCAATAGAGTGGTGGGATATGATACTATTCTGATGAATAGTTTGCTAGATTCTCCTGGACAAG GGTACCTATATAACTACCAGACAAGGGAGTTTTACAACCTCAGTTATGCCCATGAACCATCAACAGGCTCTGCTACTTTTGGAG ATTATTTGGTAACCAAGTGTGGAGTGCTTATGATGTCACTTTTCGTCTTTTTTACGACGACAATGTCAGTTTCATTTACATTGAGGGAGACACAGACTCGCATGCTCAAATTTACAG TGCAGCTTCAACATCATGCTCGACATCGGCTTCCTACATTTCAATTGATATTTGTTCACGTCATTGAATCGCTTGTCTTTGTGCCT ATCATGATAGGCATCCTGTTTTTTCTGTTTGAATTTTATGATGATCAACTGCTGGCTTTCATGGTTTTGATATTGGTCTGGCTATGTGAGCTTTTTACCCTAATCAG TGTTCGTACTCCAATATCAATGAAGTTCTTTCCACGCTTCTTTTTACTATACTTCCTGGTGTTCCACATATATTTCTTCTCTTATGCGTATG GTTTTTCGTACTTGGCCTTGTCTACTACTGCAGCATTTATGCTCCATCTTATCCTGTATTTCTGGAACAGATTTGAG CAGCACCCAGATTTCCACATAACCTCTTCTACTATACTTGCCTCAACATTGCATATTACCCAGTTCAACACGGGGAACCCTGGTCCAGTTAATATGGGAGATTCTTCAGTTCCTGGGGTCTCAGAGCCAATACCTGGTGGTGAAATTCCAGTACCTCCTAATGTGCAGGAGGAGATTCATGGCTTGCAAGAACAATCGGGGAATGCAAATCCGCAAGATGAAAATAGGGGTGGTGATCCTCATCCAATCCCTGGCCATGATCTTCAGCAACAGGAAACTGGTCAAAACCCAGGAAATATGAATTCCTTCAGCTCTTTGTTGCTATGGATCCTTGGGGGAGCTTCTTCTGAAAGCCTAAACTCTTTATTCTCCATATTTAGAGATATGAGAGATCAGGCTCAATTTTATGCAAATTCTTCAAGACAAGACAGCGATACTGCGGTGAATGCTCAATAG